The window AGTTTTCTCATCTATATGAGGGCGCGCAGCGTGCGATAGCAGAGGCGGTATCTCGAATCTGTCAGCATCCAAAGCTATTAAAAGAAGGCAATGAGACCGAATTAGATGTCCGTATTTATTTATTCAAACAGATACTGCATATCGGCCAGGAGCTCATTGAACTCATTCAAACCTTTGATTATGCACAAACCGTACCGAAAGTGATTTTATACCATACGGAATATAATGGTGAGCTGACTCGTTCTGATGCGGCTGCCCTCATTTTCCTAAACGAAATGGGGGTGGATCTCTTCGTGTATCATCCGGCGGGATACCAGTGTATCGAGCGGTATATAGATGACCAATTATTTGATACCCATTGGCTTGATGAGATGGTCATGAATCAGGAGTTTAAAGAGCCATCCATCGTCAGAAAGTTATTTCAATCCATTAAAAATCGATAAGGAGATCAAAGCTTATGACAAATACAAACGGAAATGACATCATTTCAATTGATAAAGAGGAAATCTCCATTGAGAAGGCAGACGATATCCGCGTTCAGCTTCGAAATGAACCAGAAGTGCAAAATATTGCGAGACAGATCGATGCGAAAAATCAGCTGGAGCTGCTTGAATACGGAAAACAGCCGGCCGTTGAAATCTCTAAGTTCTCTGATCGTATTCTTTCGATGATGCGTTCAACAAGTGTCACTGACTCAGGAACGATGCTGACGCAGCTTGGAAAAATTATGGATCGTTTTGATAAAAATGATTTTGACGAGCCAAAGGGTGGTTTGTTGTCAAAAATCTTTAAGCGCGGCGGCAGCATGATTGAAAAGATTTTCAGTAAATATCAAACGCTCGGTGCAGAGATTGAAAAAATTAATGTAGAAATCAGTAAATATAAAGACGAAATGACCAAATCGACTGTGACGCTTGAAGAAATGTATGAGCATAACATTCAATACTATATGGAGCTTGAAAAGTATGTTGTTGCAGGTCAAATGAAAATCGAAGAATTAAAGCAATTGGTTCCTTCTTATGAAGAAAAAGCGGCTAGTGGAAACCAGCTGGCACAAATGGAGCTTGATACACTTCGTAACGGCATTCAAGCATTGGAAGAGCGTGTATATGACCTTGATATGGCACGGATGGTGGCTCTTCAAACGGCACCGCAAATTCGTTTGCTGCAGCGTGGGAATACGAAATTAATCGGTAAAATCAACTCAGCGTTCATCATCACCATTCCAATTTTTAAAAATGGGATCATTCAAGCTGTTACAGCGAAGAGACAAAAGCTTGTGGCTGATTCAATGAGTGAGCTGGATAGAAGAACAAATGAAATGCTGAAACGAAATGCTGAAAACATCTCAAGTCAAAGTGTGGAGATTGCCAAATTGTCTGGACGTCCAAGTATCGACATCGAAACGATCGAATCTTCCTTTAATACAATTGTACAAGGGATGAAAGAGACGAAACAGATCGAAGAAGAAAACAAACGATTACGCGAAGATGGAACAAAACGTATGCTTGAATTGCAAGATAATATTAAGCGGGCTGCCCTAGAGTCCTAAAAAATAAGCTGTCTGTAACTAAAGTTGCAGGCAGTTTTTCCATCAATTTTATTAAAATTTGAAGAAAAAAGGTTTTTATGTGACCATTTTCGGGTAAATCCTGTTCAGGGGAATGGTTCACCCACGTTTGGAAAAGTCCGCTATGGTGAGGATTCGAGTTATTTTTTAGCATAATTAGGAATTTCCAGTAAAATATTGTCTGATGAGAGGAAATACCCCGTAAAATATGTAGTTTATGAAGCATTCTATAGGATTTACGAGTAATACGGCGTATAAACTCTAATCACCAGACCTCTATATGGAATTCATACATATTGTGCGGAAATAAGCGAATTCTAAAGATTGTTCGCATCATAACGCTTATGTTACGGTTATAAAGATGCTAATTTGGAGGGAAAATATGAATTCTGAAGAGAGAACTATCAAAATCAAGATAAATAATGTATCTAAAATTTTCGGTAAAAATGCTAAAAAAGCATCTCAAATGCTTGGAAAAGGGAAAACAAAAAGAGAGATCCTAAAAGAGACCGGCGCAACAGTTGGTGTCAATCGAGCAAATTTTGATGTGTATGACGGCGAGATATTTGTCATCATGGGGCTATCAGGGAGCGGAAAGTCCACACTTGTGCGGCTGCTAAATAGGTTAATCGAACCAACCTCCGGAGAAATATTTATTGATGGGGATATGATAACAAATATGTCAAAGGATCAATTGCGTGAAGTCAGACGGAAAAAGATCAGCATGGTCTTCCAAAACTTCGCATTGTTCCCCCACCGTACGATTCTTGAGAACACAGAGTACGGTCTTGAATTACAAGGTGTAGACAAAGAAGAACGCCGCTCAAAAGCGCTTGAATCCTTAAAGCTTGTTGGACTTGAAGGCTTTGAAGAACAGTACCCAAACCAATTAAGTGGCGGGATGCAGCAGCGTGTTGGATTGGCACGTGCATTAGCAAATGA is drawn from Bacillus pumilus and contains these coding sequences:
- a CDS encoding toxic anion resistance protein, whose translation is MTNTNGNDIISIDKEEISIEKADDIRVQLRNEPEVQNIARQIDAKNQLELLEYGKQPAVEISKFSDRILSMMRSTSVTDSGTMLTQLGKIMDRFDKNDFDEPKGGLLSKIFKRGGSMIEKIFSKYQTLGAEIEKINVEISKYKDEMTKSTVTLEEMYEHNIQYYMELEKYVVAGQMKIEELKQLVPSYEEKAASGNQLAQMELDTLRNGIQALEERVYDLDMARMVALQTAPQIRLLQRGNTKLIGKINSAFIITIPIFKNGIIQAVTAKRQKLVADSMSELDRRTNEMLKRNAENISSQSVEIAKLSGRPSIDIETIESSFNTIVQGMKETKQIEEENKRLREDGTKRMLELQDNIKRAALES